The DNA region GTCCTATCGGTGAGTTTTCCATTCGACTcaaacttctcaaagcttttTCGAAGCATGTCGATCTTGATCGACCAGAATCAAAGATTGCGCACGCTGTTCACAACGTGATCGCGTTCTACAGCCAGTTTGAACCTATCCTCATGGATCGTATCGCCtcaggaagaaaagaggTGCAGAAGGATATAAAAGAGGTCATTCTTTTGGCCAGTTGGAAGGATATCAATGTCGAAGCATTGAAACAAAGTTCACGTCGTTCACATTCAAGCCTTTACAAGCTAGTTCGCAGGTATCGAGCTCTTGTATCTGAACCGGTTCAACCATTTATAGACAATGGAATCCCTATCTCATTTAAGTTGACCAACAGGACAAAGACTATTGAACATTTGAAGACCGCTGAATTGAACCTCGAtgaggccaagaaattAGTTCTTAACATTCCGGGGTGGAGCAATAGGTCGGAACCGTTAAAAAGAATTGATGTGGTGAGTAAAAATATGAACAACTATCTCAAGCAAATATCAGAAATGGAAGTTCCAACATTTACCAACCTTGCTAAGAAATTTTCAGCTGAGGCTGATAGGTTAGAGAAGGAAACTCCCAAGGTTTATtcaaaagaaaaaaagaagctcttagcatctttgaaaatgcagaagaacaaagcCTTAAGCGACTGcttgaaagaactgaaaAGAATCGGTCTGAAGAGCAGCTTTCGGAAAGATATACACACAGTACAATTATCAACTACAGCTATATTGGCTAACATGGTCTCGTTCTCCGCTCCGCTGCTCAAGAATTATGACTCGTATTTTTTGAGAATTCTGGAAATGCTACCAGGCCTGAGGCGCGCAGTTGCCGAACCGTCTGAAAGCGTCCCAAGAGTATACTTGGAAAGAGGTATGGCCAATATGGAGAATCTGATATTCTCTCTGATTACCACAAGATCACCAATCCAAAAGTTAGCGACATGTTATGACAAGATTGATTCTTTACGATTGGACTTAGAAAATGTAGCCTACTGCAGAAAAGACATCAAATTCCTGGCAATGAAATTCAATCATGATAATCTGCAAACCATTTGCCAGTGGCTTCCCTTACTGATTGATTATGCCATATCCACATTGCATGTAACTTCTGAGTTCGGTGATGTTTCAAAAGATGTCATCTTCTTAGGAAAAATCAAAGACAACCTAATTGAATTCAAACAAAACGCTACAGCAGTCACAACTTGGGACTCTGGTAGCCAGGAGTTATAcgaaaatttccagaagTTTTTGGacaaacttcttgaagaccTTCAGGCGCAGAAAAATGACAGAACTTTTTACATCTATGACATGATCATCGAGTGGTTAGAAGAAAGCGGGCGCAGTAACATGCAAACTGGTCACAGGGATGGATCATTAATATCCATTGAGACCGGTTTGCGAAAGGTTTTTGCCAGCATACTTATGTCCGTTCAGAAAATCTTGGACAACGGTGTGCAATCTGTCaacgaagatgaggacaaATGGCTTTCATCTTCCGCAGCATGCATCGTAGGTACTATTAAAGCCTCTCATCACTCTGCAGTCTTAAGAAATATGGAAAAAGCCGTGCTGCTATTGAAGAATCATGAGTACGTCACAGAGAATTCCGTACTCGCTCGTGCTCTGGTTTCTTTCACACTGCCAGTTGTACGGTCCTACCAAAGGGCTTTAGCCCTGCTACTACAGAAAGCCAGGGTATTTTATCAAGACATGGCTCATGGCTCCTACATTTTCGGTGTTTTGCTACGTTCCCTGGCTCAAAATGGGTTCTGCTCGCCTGAGCCTCCTTCagaagatgttgaagataATAATCTTCACGACGGAACAGGTCTTGGAGACGGAGAGGGGGCCCAAAATAATTCGAAAGACGTTGAACAGGATGATGATTTGACTGAGAAtgctcaagaaaagaatgaagaaaacGATTCTCAAGACAAGGATGGCCAAGATGATGATGCTGTGGAAATGGAAGGAGACATGGCTGGCGACCTGGAAAACATGTCAGAACAAGATGAGGAACATGAGGCAAATGAGGAAAATGAGCAGGAGGAGTTGGATGAGCAGGTTGACAATttggatgatgatgatccCAACGCAATTGATGATAAAATGTGGGATGACAAACCTGACGATAATGCAAAAGAGAGGAAAAGTGATAGTAACGTAActggtgaagatgaagctgatgttcaagctgcagaaaatgaaaacCAGAATCAGAACTCAGGGGATGGAGAAACCGAAGGCCAAGGAGAGaatgaagagaagagaaaagagtCCGAGGAGAtaaaagaagaggaagataatgaactggaagagaaatctgaagaagaggaccAGGTGGGGGAGCAACAAGATGAAGTTCGCAACGAGTTAGGTGAAGATCTATCACCAGAAGTTCCTGAGATTGAAACTTTAGATCTTCCGGAAGATATCGACTTGGGCTCTGACGGCGAtaaagatgaagaagaagtgagCGATGAGGAAATGGGCGACTTTAGAGAAACAGAGGATCAAATgaaagaagatgaaagcGCTGAAGAGGAGGACTCGAGAGATCCAGATGTCGACATGGACGATGGTGTGACAGAGGAGACAGATCAGCTTGGCGATGACCAAGAAATGGACGATGCGTCTCCAGAAGATTCAGATCACAAGCTAGAGGCCGAAGGAGACGATGCTGACGGGtctgatgaagagtctcttcaacaggACGATGAGAACCTAGACGGGGATAGCGGGGAAGGTATTACAAAAGATGTTGACGAAGGGTTAGGCGGGGTTAAGGAGTCTACTGAAACCGAGGCAAACGATGCTGAGGCGGCCGCCCAAAATACCTCTGGATCCAAGGGTGTTGGTTCAGATAAGAAGGAAACCGAAGAGACTGCAGACATCGGTAACTCCGGCGCAGCTCATGAAATCGATCAAGAGCACCAGTCAGACCAGAAAGATAGTAACGAACGCTCCAAAAATGAGGCCAAGGAAGCATTGAAACAGCTGGGTGATTCGCTCAAGGAGTACCACAAACGGAGACAAGAAATCAATGAGGCCACTCaagctgatgaaaatgaaCATATGAAAGAATCTGCTAATCACCGACCTGATGAATTCGAGCATCTCGATGGTGCTAATACCGAAAGTGAGACTCAAGCTTTAGGTCAGGCCAACCAAGATCAGACCCGTTCATTGAATGAGGAGAACGCGATTGAGGACGACATCTCGGATTTAGAAGATGAGGAGAAGCCAGATATTGATAtggaagctgaagaaaaccTGGTGAGTGATGAaagtgaagaaaataaGCCCCTTGATATGAACGATAATAAAGAAAGCCATCAAGAGAACGCCACGAAGGGTGCATTTATCGGGGAAACGAAAGAGAGAAGTGATGGCGGTACAACTTTGGCTGACACTCTGCAAATGGAAATTATCGATGAACTCGAAGAGTTTATAAGCGACGTGGACGCCGAAGCTTTGGAGGAAATAAGTACACCTCCCAGGTCTGTCGAAGAATCGCGCGAACTATGGCATCAGAGTGAAATATCGACTGCGGAACTCTCTGCTCGCCTAAGTGAGCAACTTAGATTAATCTTGGAGCCCACTTTGGCAACCAAACTGAAGGGTGACTACAAGACCGGTAAACGACTGAATATGAAAAGAATTATACCATATATTGCGTCGCAGTTCAAAAAAGACAAGATATGGTTAAGAAGGACTAAGCCCAGTAAACGTCAGTACCAAATTATGGTGGCTCTGGATGACTCTAAATCGATGAGCGAGTCGAAATGTGTCAAGCTGGCGTTCGATAGTTTGTGCCTCGTGTCCAAGACCCTCACGCAGCTAGAGTCCGGCGGTTTATCTATCGTCAAGTTCGGCGAATCAGTCAAGGAAGTTCACTCGTTCGACCAGCAGTTCAGCAATGATGCAGGTGCCAAAACCTTCCAGTGGTTTGGTTTccaggaaaagaaaaccgacatcaagaagctcgTCGCCGAGTCGATCAGAATCTTCGAACGCGCTCGTCCACTGAACACCGGTGACCAATGGCAGCTACAAATCGTTATCTCTGATGGTTTGTGCGAGGACCACGAAACCGTTCAGCGCCTAGTGCGTCGTGCCAGGGAAAACAGAATCATGCTAGTGttcgtcatcatcgatGGCATCAGCAACAACGAGTCTATCATGGATATGAGCCAAGTCAAGTATGTTCCTGATCAGCACGGAAATCTACAACTGAAGATTGACAAATATTTGGATACCTTCCCGTTCGAGTTTTACGTTGTTGTACATGACATCTACGAGTTGCCAGAGATGCTTTCTACCATCCTAAGACAGTTTTTCCAAGATCTCGCATCTTCATAGAAACATAGACATACTTAATATTGAAAGAGAATTGACTGTTAAGCATAACCTCTTCGTCTGTATAAACCATCGACATGGTAGAACTGGTCTCTGAGCCCTAACATTTTTCTTTAAATTTTCAGCTGAGAAAAATTGACAACGTAAATCCTGTTGATCATATAAAAGCTTACTGTTAATGAAATACTATAGAGACAATTAGTAAAAGAACCCATCATTATTTTCGTAATGAAGATCGGCATAGCATCTGATATGTGAAGGCTAACCAGTTGGCTATCTTCTCGCATATTTGGCTTTGCCATCATTTTAGTCTTGAATTAGTATGATGATACATCTACTTGTTGCTCGAAGAATATTCGATGTGAGCGCAACGATTTCTCAATAGACTACAACGGTATCTGACTAGTTCCGTAGCTAAATTAGATTTTCTTGCTAACTCTATGTTCTATCCTTGCCAGATGAGCATGAGGACTTGGACATTTAGCAGTCGTAAGATACAGCACGAAATACCGAAGCTTAGGTTAATCTTTAAGCTTAGCAAGCTGTATTTCGACTAATTATGGCCAAAGGCAAGTCAAATTCATTGAGGTACCGTTATCCACTGCCGGTTCATCCTATAGAGCTACCTCAGCTGCTGCCGCATAATCCTCTATCGTGGGTTTGTTGGATCTATAGCTACGTCAAGAGTTCAAGCAGGATTACACCCATTCAGGTTGAGATTACCGGTGATGAGTTCGTGCATATCCTCGTGAAAGAGCCAAGCCAGATGATCTACCTATGGGATAACGGATTCTTTGGCACTGGCCAACTATCTCGAAGTGAGCCTACTTGGTTTGAACGTACCAATGCCATGATCAATGGGGATAGGCAATCCAGTCCCGGGACCCCTCTGGAGAGGATCACTGAGCAAAGAAGGTGGGAAAGGTCccagttcaagaagagaagggTCGAAATGGAAAGACAACTGCTAgagctgaggaagaatGGTGGTACTGtagaggaagaagccgtCTTATTGGAAAATCAGAGACTAGAGCTTCGAAATTTTAAAGCATCCCAGGGTTCCGACTCTTCAACCACAATATCCAAGGCCTTTTATGACTTCGAGTCGTTGTTTGATAGCGAAGGAGATCTAGCACAGCTAGAAGCACTAGAGCTGCTGCCCGTGGAAGCTGTTTTTCTCTCGTTTGCTCTCCCAGTGCTGGATATCAGCCCGAATGTCCTATTTCAAAGACTTCTAGACTACAACAATCTGTCCTATGGCGCAATATATCCTCTGGTCAAGCAGTACGTGGCGTATCATCACTACAGATCCCACGGTTGGTGCGTTCGATCGGGAATCAAGTTCGGCTGCGACTACTTGCTGTATAGGAGAGGCCCTCCATTCCAGCATGCCCAATTTTGCATCGCAGTACTGGACAGCGAGGAGAGCCATGATTACACATGGTACTCGAGCGTCGCTCGAGTCGTTGGCGGCGCTAAGAAGACTCTCATACTCTGCTATGTGGAGAAATTGAAACCAGAGGAAGATATCGTCAAGATGTGGCTGCGAAACGACTTTACCAGCgccttctccagctttcgAGTGAATGAAGTTGTCTACAGAAGATGGGTTCCTGGGAAAAATAGAGATTAATCGCATCATAGAGGTATATACCCTAGCACAAATTCATACTAGATCTTTATAAGCTTCCGAGACCCAACCGCAGTCTCTCATACCCTTGATCTTGGCCTTGGGACCTTTGACTGGATCGTCGTAAATCGCAT from Torulaspora globosa chromosome 3, complete sequence includes:
- the SEN2 gene encoding tRNA splicing endonuclease subunit SEN2 (ancestral locus Anc_8.294), whose product is MAKGKSNSLRYRYPLPVHPIELPQLLPHNPLSWVCWIYSYVKSSSRITPIQVEITGDEFVHILVKEPSQMIYLWDNGFFGTGQLSRSEPTWFERTNAMINGDRQSSPGTPLERITEQRRWERSQFKKRRVEMERQLLELRKNGGTVEEEAVLLENQRLELRNFKASQGSDSSTTISKAFYDFESLFDSEGDLAQLEALELLPVEAVFLSFALPVLDISPNVLFQRLLDYNNLSYGAIYPLVKQYVAYHHYRSHGWCVRSGIKFGCDYLLYRRGPPFQHAQFCIAVLDSEESHDYTWYSSVARVVGGAKKTLILCYVEKLKPEEDIVKMWLRNDFTSAFSSFRVNEVVYRRWVPGKNRD